GTGCTGGAGCATGTCTCCCCTGGGCACCATAAGTACAGGGCTGAGTATCCCGCGGACAAGTTCTATAAAACTTTCTCCTTCGGACAGGTTACGGTTGCCGCTGCTGCCAAGGGCTGGTAAGTTCCAATCGCTGACGAAAGTTTACAGCCTAAAGATTTGTGTCTGAGGGTAAAGATTAGGAAGAAGCGCAGGTGTAACAGCGGTTCGCTGGAGGCGGGCTGATGTCCACTCTGGACTGTAGAGTCGTAGCTTGTGAAATGGTTAGACAGGTAGGGAGTCCTCACACCCGAGTGTAGTACTCCTTGCTGCATTAACGTCATCCTTTTGCACCTTCTTCGCACGAAGGAAATTCTACTTGTAATTTGTAAAGGGACGATGTGTTCAGGGCCATGGGCCCTGGTGGGGACCGAGTCGTCATCGCGTATATCGAGGCGATGGATTTGTCCAAACTCGATCCAACGACTTCAAAGTCTTATCCATCGAGAAACTCTCGATGGATAAGAAGACGTTGGAGAAGATGCACGCGAAAGATTGCATGGCTCATGACAAATTGAAGGAAGACATCGAGGGTTTTCGAAGGCCTTTGGAGGAATTAGAACAGCTCCTTGCTAAACGCCTCAGTGAGTGACGAATTCGCCCCGTCGCATCGGCCCACGAAGCTCATTTTTCGAGCAGTCTACACTGCTGATGAGGCCGATTGCCATTTCGATTGGGAGCGATCAATGTAGCCGGAGGGGAAGCAGATGGCCGATGAAGCCGATCTTGTAAAACGTATCGAGGAGACGCTGCGCGCTGTCATCGATACACTCATCGATGGCGAAGAAGGATTTCGCCTGCTAGGTCAAGCTCTTAAAGATGACAGCCTTAAAGCTTTATTTCTTGCTGAGGCCGAGACACGGGCGGATTTCCACCGAACGCTGGAGGAGGCGCTTCATCAAATCGGCGTGGCGGATGCGACTGAAACCGGGACTGTAATTGGAATGATCCACAGAAGCTGGGGCGACATCAAGGCAAAGCTCGGAAGCACCGATCGAGACCTGCTGGAGACCGCCTGCCAAGGCGAGGAGTCTGCGCTACAAAGCTATAAGCTCGCGCTTGAAAAGGAGCTTCTCATGCCGATCCGTCAAGTCCTGATAAAACAGCAATCACACGTCGGGGAAACATTGAAATATCTCCAGCTAGCTGCGGAAGGCGTTGTTTAGCTTTCCGGGCTTTCATTTGGTGCTGTCGCAGTAGGACGATTTGCTATTCTTTGCACTGACTGCGAGGAGTTGGCGAGCGATGAGACAGGCATTGAATCCATTGATGGCGAAGGTGTTAAAGCGCTTGCACTATCCCTTGGATGTGATCCTGCTTTGTGTCCGCTGGTACAGCGTATCTGTTGAGTCTTCGGCATCTGGAAGAGATGATGGCCGATCGCGGGATCTCTGTCGATCACTCGACGGTACACCGCAGGGCGATCAAGTCATTGTGCTTAGACTTTGAGGAAGGCGTCGAGAAATTGAAGATGGAGGAGCTCCACGCCGCAGAGTCCGACGGATTCCACCTGAAGGCCGGAGACCTTCTCTTAAAGAAGGAAGGCGAATATGGGAACCCAAAAGTTAAGGTCTATATGATTTCAAAGCTGGTATTTCGTCCAGACCAATCACCCATAATATACGGGAGACAGCGCTTAAAGGACGGGATATCCTTCCACTCGACGCAGACAGTCCTGTGTTTCCGCGCCGACGAGGTACCGACGGCAATCGGGCATGTTGATTACTGGCAGCAGCTTGCCCAGGCGACACCTCAGATTCACCGAGGCAGCTGGATCAAGCCCGCAGTAGCACGTTCGCCCTACCTGGTGTACAAGCCTCTTCCACAGATGAGTAATTCAGCTCAGCGATAACGGTATGTGGTGTCGAGGCTGCCAATGTCGAACCACGCCAAGCATCTCTACGTGTGCGAAGTGGCAAAGTTTCTTGTCTCGGATCCATCCTAAGCGCGCCCTGAAGTCCGCATGACTTCTTCACCTTCGCAAGCTCGGCAGGCAGGGGAAGGTCGGGATCGCCCGAGCCGAAGAAGACCGCCGTTCCTCCAAGACCGCCGTCATAGTTCATCTCCATCCCAGAGGTCCTGGGTAAGCCTGGGTTACGTGTCAACGTACCCAGACTTGTTCCAGGTAGAGCTGCTTCCTGACTTGAATTGGCTAGTCTTGTCCGGTCAAAGTCGGTCAGGGGCGGGAAAAGTTCGGTACTGTCCCAGAAACATGTTGAGAGGGTAAAGAACATTCAATCATGGCGCTTGGCTTGGCCTCGTCCGCCCTTGTCACTATAAATCCGCTTCAGGGTTTACTCGTGCAAACTCCACTCCATAGCTGCTCACCGAGCGTGTCTGGAGCCACGACGCTCCACTCTCCACCTGAGCCGGAATAACTTATGGGATGGCATCGTCAACTTAATGGGTGTGAGAAGCTGAGGTGGTGAGCAGCGCCGAGCGGTATCATCGTCATCGTTTTCCGATCGAAGTAGTGGAGCACTGCGTCTGGCTGTATTACCGCTTCTGCCTGAGCTACCGCAATATCGAAGAGATGATGGCTGTTCGCGGTGTTCGAGTGACGTATGAGACGGTTC
This portion of the Acidisarcina polymorpha genome encodes:
- a CDS encoding PA2169 family four-helix-bundle protein produces the protein MADEADLVKRIEETLRAVIDTLIDGEEGFRLLGQALKDDSLKALFLAEAETRADFHRTLEEALHQIGVADATETGTVIGMIHRSWGDIKAKLGSTDRDLLETACQGEESALQSYKLALEKELLMPIRQVLIKQQSHVGETLKYLQLAAEGVV